A region of Thermovibrio ammonificans HB-1 DNA encodes the following proteins:
- a CDS encoding FAD-binding protein, whose protein sequence is MLEYDIVIVGGGGAGLYAALWAAENTILKVAVMTKVYPTRSHTGAAEGGINAVLTHSVGDSPEAHAYDTVKGSDFLADQDAVDIMCKMGAAVIYDIAHRGVPFSRRPDGRIAQRPFGGASFPRTCYAADKTGFYILQTLYEQCLKNNVTFLNEWFLLSIIHNGEKVEGLTAWDIRNGGVHLIKTKAVILATGGHARVYWNRTSNALGNTGDGTAAVLRAGLPLKDMEFIQFHPTGLAKTGILVTEGARGEGGYLRNRDGERFMKRYAPEKMELAPRDIVARAIQTEIDEGRGCGPNGDYICLDLTHLGEEKINERLPQTREHAILYEGVDPVKEPIPIAPTAHYSMGGIDTDKLGRTPIKGLFAAGECACVSVHGANRLGGNSLLDVLVYGRLTALEAVKYADEAPETNPSMAKQKDDERRILELMEADGKESMPQLRRELGNVMMRHFGVFREETSMKEGLEKLREIKERAKHVKVYDTGKRFNTDLVSVLEFLNLVELAPTIAVPAIERRESRGSHARKDYPKRDDKNFLKHSVVRLKDDGELELSWKPVVITKFPPEERKY, encoded by the coding sequence ATGCTTGAATACGACATCGTAATAGTCGGTGGTGGCGGTGCCGGCCTTTACGCGGCCCTTTGGGCTGCCGAGAACACCATTTTAAAAGTTGCGGTTATGACCAAAGTCTACCCCACCCGTTCCCACACGGGGGCTGCCGAGGGGGGAATAAACGCCGTTCTCACCCACTCTGTAGGGGATAGCCCGGAAGCTCACGCCTACGATACCGTTAAGGGGAGTGACTTCCTTGCCGACCAGGATGCAGTTGACATAATGTGCAAAATGGGGGCTGCCGTAATCTACGACATAGCCCACAGGGGAGTTCCCTTCTCCCGCAGGCCCGACGGTAGAATTGCCCAGAGACCTTTTGGGGGTGCGTCTTTCCCCAGAACCTGTTACGCCGCCGATAAAACGGGCTTCTACATACTTCAAACCCTCTACGAGCAGTGCCTTAAAAACAACGTTACTTTTCTGAACGAGTGGTTTCTCCTCTCCATAATCCACAACGGCGAAAAGGTTGAGGGGCTTACCGCCTGGGATATAAGGAACGGCGGCGTTCACCTCATAAAAACCAAGGCCGTTATCCTTGCAACCGGCGGACACGCAAGGGTTTACTGGAATAGGACCTCTAACGCCCTCGGTAACACCGGCGACGGAACCGCCGCAGTTTTAAGGGCGGGGCTGCCTCTGAAGGATATGGAGTTTATCCAGTTTCACCCTACGGGCCTTGCAAAAACGGGAATTCTCGTAACGGAGGGTGCCCGGGGCGAGGGCGGCTACCTGCGAAACAGGGACGGCGAGCGCTTTATGAAGCGCTACGCTCCCGAGAAAATGGAGCTTGCCCCCAGGGACATAGTTGCACGGGCCATTCAGACGGAAATAGACGAAGGCAGGGGTTGTGGCCCCAACGGAGACTACATCTGCCTCGACCTTACCCACCTGGGGGAGGAGAAGATTAACGAGCGGCTGCCCCAAACGAGGGAGCACGCAATTTTATACGAGGGTGTAGACCCGGTTAAGGAGCCGATTCCCATTGCTCCTACCGCCCACTACTCTATGGGCGGCATAGATACCGATAAGCTCGGCAGAACCCCTATAAAGGGGCTCTTTGCCGCCGGAGAGTGTGCCTGTGTATCGGTTCACGGTGCAAACAGGCTCGGAGGGAACTCCCTGCTTGACGTTCTCGTTTACGGCAGGCTCACCGCCCTTGAGGCAGTTAAGTACGCCGACGAAGCCCCCGAGACTAACCCCTCTATGGCGAAGCAGAAGGACGACGAGAGGAGAATCCTTGAGCTTATGGAGGCCGACGGTAAGGAGAGTATGCCTCAGCTCCGCAGGGAGCTCGGAAACGTTATGATGCGCCACTTCGGCGTTTTCAGGGAAGAGACTTCTATGAAGGAAGGCCTTGAGAAGCTCAGGGAGATTAAGGAGAGGGCCAAGCACGTTAAGGTTTACGATACCGGAAAGCGCTTCAACACCGACCTTGTATCGGTCCTTGAGTTTTTAAACCTCGTTGAGCTGGCTCCTACAATTGCAGTTCCCGCAATTGAGCGCCGTGAGAGCAGGGGCTCCCACGCGAGGAAGGACTACCCCAAGAGGGACGATAAGAACTTCCTTAAGCACTCGGTTGTAAGGCTGAAAGATGACGGAGAGCTTGAGCTTTCCTGGAAGCCTGTTGTGATTACCAAGTTCCCGCCGGAGGAGCGTAAGTATTAA
- the sdhA gene encoding succinate dehydrogenase flavoprotein subunit yields MLQYDIVIVGAGGGGLYAALETSKSKGLKVAVISKVFPTRSHTGAAQGGINAALGNVAPDSPEKHAYDTVKGSDYLADQDAVELMCQTAPRIIREMEHMGLPFSRLPDGRIAQRPFGGASFPRTCYAADKTGHVMLQTLYEQCIRNGVTFLDEWFALSLVHNGERIAGLVAMDLKTGKVEGIQAKAVILATGGHARIYWKRTSNALGNTGDGPAMALRAGVPLKDMEFVQFHPTGLRRTGILVTEGARGEGGYLINNKGERFMKRYAPEKMELAPRDLVSRAIETEIMEGRGFEDEEGNKFVYLDLRHLGRKKILERLPQIRELAIDFEGVDPIEEPIPIRPTAHYSMGGIDTDIYGRTLIKGLYAIGECGCVSVHGANRLGGNSLLDIVVFGKIAGEDAAEFVPEVSQVPFPEGAVKREEERIKALFNGDGSEKLYKLRNELSDAMSAGAGIFREEKGLREALEKVRQIKERAKKLKVEDGESTFNTNLQQTLEFLNMVEVAETIVLGALERKESRGAHYRLDYPKRDDEKFLKHSVIVRGEDGELKLSWKPVTITKWQPEERKY; encoded by the coding sequence ATGCTTCAATACGACATAGTAATCGTAGGTGCAGGGGGTGGAGGGCTCTACGCCGCCCTTGAAACAAGTAAAAGCAAAGGACTCAAAGTAGCGGTAATCAGTAAAGTCTTCCCTACACGCTCCCACACAGGCGCAGCACAGGGCGGAATCAACGCCGCCTTGGGGAACGTAGCCCCCGACAGCCCAGAGAAACACGCTTACGACACCGTTAAAGGGAGCGACTACCTGGCCGACCAAGACGCAGTAGAGCTGATGTGCCAAACGGCACCGAGGATAATCCGGGAAATGGAGCATATGGGACTTCCCTTCTCAAGGCTCCCAGACGGCAGGATAGCCCAGAGGCCCTTCGGAGGAGCTTCCTTCCCCAGAACCTGCTACGCGGCAGACAAAACCGGCCACGTTATGCTCCAAACCCTATACGAGCAGTGCATAAGGAACGGCGTCACCTTCCTCGATGAGTGGTTCGCACTTTCGCTGGTTCACAACGGAGAGAGGATTGCCGGACTTGTGGCAATGGACCTTAAAACCGGCAAGGTAGAGGGCATCCAGGCAAAGGCGGTAATCCTCGCAACAGGCGGGCACGCAAGAATCTACTGGAAGAGAACCTCTAACGCCCTCGGCAACACCGGCGACGGCCCGGCAATGGCCCTAAGGGCGGGCGTTCCCCTGAAGGACATGGAGTTCGTCCAGTTTCACCCGACCGGACTCAGGAGAACCGGAATCCTCGTAACGGAAGGGGCCCGCGGAGAAGGGGGATACCTGATAAACAACAAAGGTGAACGCTTCATGAAGCGTTACGCCCCAGAAAAGATGGAGCTCGCACCAAGGGACCTGGTCTCCAGGGCGATAGAGACGGAAATAATGGAAGGGCGCGGCTTTGAGGATGAGGAAGGGAACAAGTTCGTCTACCTCGACCTAAGACACCTGGGCAGGAAGAAAATCCTCGAAAGGCTTCCCCAGATAAGGGAGCTCGCAATCGACTTTGAAGGCGTAGACCCGATAGAGGAGCCTATACCCATAAGGCCTACGGCCCACTACTCCATGGGCGGCATAGACACCGACATCTACGGCAGAACTCTCATAAAGGGTCTCTACGCCATAGGGGAGTGCGGCTGCGTATCGGTTCACGGCGCAAACAGGCTCGGGGGGAACTCCCTGCTGGACATAGTCGTTTTCGGGAAAATCGCCGGCGAAGACGCCGCAGAGTTCGTCCCCGAGGTTAGCCAGGTTCCGTTCCCCGAGGGGGCGGTAAAGAGAGAAGAAGAGCGGATAAAAGCGCTGTTCAACGGCGACGGGAGCGAGAAGCTCTACAAGCTGAGGAACGAGCTGAGCGACGCAATGAGCGCAGGCGCAGGGATATTCCGGGAGGAAAAGGGGCTCAGAGAAGCCCTCGAAAAGGTTCGTCAGATAAAGGAGAGGGCAAAGAAGCTGAAGGTAGAGGACGGAGAGTCCACCTTCAACACGAACCTGCAGCAAACCCTGGAGTTCCTGAACATGGTTGAAGTGGCAGAAACGATAGTTCTGGGAGCATTAGAGAGGAAGGAGAGCCGCGGTGCCCACTACAGGCTCGACTATCCGAAGAGGGACGACGAGAAGTTCCTGAAACACTCGGTTATCGTAAGAGGCGAAGACGGGGAGCTGAAGCTCTCCTGGAAGCCGGTAACGATTACCAAGTGGCAACCGGAGGAGCGTAAGTACTAA
- a CDS encoding succinate dehydrogenase/fumarate reductase iron-sulfur subunit, giving the protein MEKREVTFRIKRFNPKKDKEPYYQEFKVTVYKGMTVLEVLQTIKDTLDPTLAFRAFCRSAICGSCAVRVNGFPKLACKTQVFNELDKFQTDTLTIEPIGNMEVIRDLIVDWTPSIEKMKAMKPYLIPDPEVVPPTPDEESKVYPEELKKFDKFTDCILCTSCYSACPMVELDDNYGGPFPLARVYRFAVDPRDALKKERAKIGFAYDMWNCVRCQMCADVCPKHVGPVDGIMKLRGLSIEAGMKDNPGARHVMAFYKSLLESGMLNEVLLPLRSKGIKGILENLPIGIRMILKGKAHSPIMRPIAEHETLVKVMKAAMEVE; this is encoded by the coding sequence ATGGAAAAGAGAGAAGTCACATTCAGGATAAAACGGTTCAACCCCAAAAAAGACAAAGAGCCCTACTACCAGGAGTTCAAAGTCACCGTTTACAAGGGAATGACCGTATTAGAGGTTCTCCAGACGATAAAAGACACCTTAGACCCGACCCTGGCCTTCAGGGCATTCTGCCGCAGTGCTATATGCGGCTCATGTGCCGTTAGGGTAAACGGATTTCCCAAGCTGGCCTGTAAAACCCAGGTGTTCAACGAGCTGGACAAGTTCCAGACTGACACACTCACCATAGAGCCGATTGGCAACATGGAGGTAATAAGGGACCTCATAGTGGACTGGACTCCCTCAATAGAGAAGATGAAGGCTATGAAGCCCTACCTCATCCCTGACCCCGAGGTAGTTCCGCCGACCCCCGACGAAGAGAGCAAGGTGTACCCGGAAGAGCTTAAAAAATTCGACAAGTTCACAGACTGTATCCTGTGTACCTCCTGCTACTCGGCGTGCCCGATGGTAGAGCTCGACGACAACTACGGAGGGCCGTTCCCCCTTGCCCGGGTTTACAGGTTTGCCGTAGACCCCAGAGACGCCCTGAAGAAGGAGAGGGCGAAGATAGGCTTTGCCTACGATATGTGGAACTGCGTAAGGTGCCAGATGTGTGCCGACGTGTGTCCGAAGCACGTGGGCCCGGTAGACGGAATCATGAAGCTGAGAGGGCTCTCCATAGAGGCCGGCATGAAGGACAACCCGGGAGCCCGTCACGTTATGGCCTTCTACAAGTCGCTGCTCGAGTCGGGAATGCTCAACGAGGTGCTCCTACCCCTCAGGTCTAAGGGCATTAAGGGCATCCTTGAGAACCTGCCCATAGGTATAAGGATGATTCTCAAGGGTAAAGCCCACTCCCCCATTATGAGGCCGATTGCGGAGCACGAAACGCTGGTTAAGGTGATGAAAGCAGCTATGGAGGTTGAGTAA
- a CDS encoding CoB--CoM heterodisulfide reductase iron-sulfur subunit B family protein has translation MAEFAFYPGCAAKGASKELYESTVAVAEELELKLTELPQFSCCGAGVLEEIKEALDLAVNARNLAYAEREGFNTVVTVCSTCLLVLRRTKYLLDNDEELKSKVNEILAEAGLEYKGNVEVKHFHWVLLEELGEEGLKERVKKPLTGLKVYPYYGCHTVRPYEILGFEPSENPQSLERIIRAIGAEPAVGERRLKCCGFHAFWPNPTGSMVLTGLNLKDAKENGADCVVTPCPLCHMNLDANQSRALKTIGESFQIPVLHLPQLVGLALGIEPKKLGLHRNIVPVKVG, from the coding sequence ATGGCTGAGTTTGCTTTTTACCCCGGATGTGCGGCAAAGGGAGCTTCCAAAGAGCTCTACGAGTCTACGGTTGCCGTTGCGGAAGAGCTTGAGCTCAAGCTCACCGAGCTTCCCCAGTTCAGCTGCTGCGGCGCCGGAGTGCTCGAGGAGATAAAAGAGGCCCTTGACCTTGCAGTTAACGCAAGGAACCTTGCATACGCAGAGCGGGAAGGGTTTAACACTGTAGTAACCGTGTGCAGCACCTGCCTGCTTGTTCTGAGGAGGACCAAGTACCTCCTCGACAACGACGAAGAGCTTAAAAGCAAAGTTAATGAGATTCTGGCCGAAGCGGGCCTTGAATACAAAGGGAACGTAGAGGTCAAACACTTCCACTGGGTTCTCCTTGAAGAGCTTGGCGAAGAGGGCCTTAAGGAGAGGGTGAAAAAGCCCCTAACGGGCCTGAAGGTTTACCCCTACTACGGCTGCCACACGGTAAGGCCCTACGAAATTCTGGGGTTTGAACCCTCCGAGAACCCCCAGTCGCTCGAGCGGATAATAAGGGCCATAGGCGCCGAGCCGGCGGTAGGCGAAAGGCGGCTAAAGTGCTGCGGCTTCCACGCCTTCTGGCCGAACCCAACCGGCTCAATGGTTCTCACCGGCCTCAACCTCAAAGACGCAAAGGAGAACGGTGCAGACTGCGTTGTTACGCCGTGTCCGCTGTGCCACATGAACCTCGATGCCAACCAGTCGAGGGCACTGAAGACGATAGGAGAGAGCTTCCAAATCCCCGTTTTACACCTCCCGCAGCTTGTGGGCCTTGCCCTGGGCATAGAGCCCAAGAAGCTGGGACTCCACAGGAACATAGTGCCCGTTAAGGTCGGTTAG
- a CDS encoding TolC family protein codes for MRLKIALLSLLVAGNAYGITLDEAVKTALERNNQLKAQKIEVKEKQYDYKAAKAHLLPKVELFTNYNKTTDPPYAIMNRMEVKKLDMYNTDFNDPGKSQLFKTGLKVEVPIWMGGKIRTAVDLTKKEVKAAKERLKRDENRVILDVVKAYYGVLTAKAFVETAQLAVRDAERHLKDAETVYKAGVGLKSDVLRAKVYLEQMRENLVKAQSAYQVALRALNVAMGLYPNSEITVEGDLTYRPYSFNLNSLIEEALKNRPELKELQVRYQQTKDLEKLAKAEFLPHIGAFGEVFAADSKVPWDKENSSWMVGFQATINLFNGGAKFYKLRKSKLASLKVKEYQEQAKKGIAFEVSKAYYDFLSAQKRVELAKAAIESAQESLRIVETRYKNGLATITELLDTQTALNQARSNYVAALSNYRMAVAQVYYAAGLLPKRYDELVQ; via the coding sequence ATGAGACTGAAAATAGCGCTCCTCTCCCTGCTGGTGGCAGGAAACGCCTACGGCATAACCTTAGACGAGGCCGTAAAAACGGCCCTTGAGCGGAACAACCAGCTCAAGGCCCAGAAGATAGAGGTTAAAGAGAAGCAGTACGACTACAAGGCCGCAAAGGCCCACCTGCTCCCCAAAGTTGAGCTGTTCACCAACTACAACAAAACAACCGATCCGCCCTACGCAATAATGAACCGAATGGAAGTCAAAAAGCTCGACATGTACAACACCGACTTTAACGACCCCGGGAAGTCGCAGCTCTTCAAAACGGGCCTGAAGGTTGAAGTTCCCATATGGATGGGCGGCAAGATAAGAACCGCCGTTGACCTTACAAAAAAAGAGGTAAAGGCGGCGAAAGAGCGGCTCAAGAGGGACGAAAACAGGGTCATACTCGACGTGGTGAAGGCCTACTACGGCGTTCTCACGGCCAAGGCCTTTGTCGAGACCGCTCAACTTGCCGTCAGAGACGCAGAGCGCCACCTGAAAGACGCAGAAACGGTTTACAAGGCGGGCGTAGGTTTAAAGTCGGACGTTCTGAGAGCTAAAGTCTACCTTGAGCAGATGAGGGAGAACCTCGTTAAGGCCCAGAGCGCCTACCAGGTTGCCCTCAGGGCCCTCAACGTTGCGATGGGCCTTTACCCCAACAGCGAGATAACGGTAGAGGGTGACCTCACCTACAGACCCTACAGCTTCAACCTCAACAGCCTTATAGAAGAGGCTCTGAAAAACAGGCCCGAGCTTAAAGAGCTCCAAGTCCGCTACCAGCAGACCAAGGACCTTGAGAAACTGGCGAAGGCAGAGTTCCTCCCCCACATAGGAGCCTTCGGAGAGGTGTTCGCCGCAGACAGCAAAGTTCCCTGGGACAAGGAGAACTCCAGCTGGATGGTGGGCTTTCAGGCAACCATAAACCTGTTTAACGGCGGAGCAAAGTTCTACAAGCTCCGCAAGAGCAAACTGGCCAGCCTGAAGGTAAAGGAGTACCAAGAGCAGGCCAAGAAGGGAATAGCGTTTGAGGTGTCGAAAGCCTACTACGACTTCCTCTCGGCCCAAAAGAGGGTTGAGCTGGCAAAGGCGGCAATAGAGTCGGCTCAGGAGTCGCTGAGAATCGTTGAGACCCGCTACAAGAACGGACTTGCAACCATCACCGAGCTTCTCGACACCCAAACGGCCCTGAACCAGGCCAGGAGCAACTACGTAGCGGCCCTCTCAAACTACAGAATGGCCGTGGCCCAGGTTTACTACGCCGCAGGACTGCTGCCCAAGAGGTACGACGAACTCGTTCAGTAG
- a CDS encoding ATPase, with the protein MRRAALLALAALALAGCGKEEAQGPKAENYASVKLDALAYSNELGKKVEELLKNGKLPPAVKAELVELRSFLRGTGVSPEEALKALNTVLKFQREKGVELFSPEEIKELKEVIKVRATYRNPVVA; encoded by the coding sequence ATGAGGAGAGCTGCTTTGCTGGCCCTGGCGGCCTTAGCCTTAGCCGGATGCGGCAAAGAAGAGGCTCAGGGACCGAAAGCCGAAAACTACGCCTCGGTTAAGCTCGACGCACTGGCATACAGCAACGAACTCGGTAAAAAGGTTGAGGAGCTTCTCAAAAACGGGAAGCTCCCTCCGGCCGTTAAGGCAGAGCTTGTAGAGCTTCGCTCCTTCCTGAGGGGAACCGGAGTTTCGCCCGAGGAGGCACTGAAGGCCCTGAACACAGTTTTAAAGTTCCAGAGAGAAAAAGGAGTTGAGCTCTTCAGCCCGGAAGAGATAAAAGAGCTCAAAGAGGTAATTAAGGTAAGGGCCACCTACCGTAACCCGGTGGTGGCCTAA
- a CDS encoding SLC13 family permease has product MKRAAGVTLFILLALLILSLNTSIDVKKGLILLAFAASFWIFEVLPLPVTALSIPVLGVLLGCGSVKEAFASFAHPIIFLFLGGFALAAALSKFKLDTFIAYKVVSLSKGSGVAATVLLFAATAFISMWISNTSTTAMMLPLALGIVGAASDERLKSFVLLGVAYSASVGGIGTLVGSPPNGITAADLGMGFVDWLKFGLPTVLVLFPLLYLVLILYFRPRLSGGFNVEPVDFSFRREHYLVFVVFLFAVLGWLFSKPLSHLLGISKGFDALVAVSAVILLFAFGLLNWRELEEGTDWGTLYLFGGGIALSHFLKTTGASSFIAREFVSLVGGFPLFLLILSVSLFMIFMTELMSNTATAAIFVPILISASKGLGVSPLDLAMPAGIAASCAFMLPVATPPNAIVYGTGFIRQRDMLRVGLALNLLFAFVIAVLVSFLVRVYG; this is encoded by the coding sequence TTGAAGAGAGCCGCCGGAGTGACCCTTTTCATCCTTTTGGCCCTTTTGATACTCTCCCTCAACACTTCGATTGATGTGAAAAAAGGCCTTATACTCCTTGCATTTGCAGCCTCCTTCTGGATATTTGAGGTCCTGCCGCTGCCGGTTACTGCCCTTTCCATTCCTGTTCTGGGGGTTCTGCTGGGCTGCGGCTCGGTTAAAGAGGCCTTTGCCTCCTTTGCCCACCCCATAATCTTCCTGTTCCTGGGCGGTTTTGCCCTTGCTGCGGCCCTTTCAAAGTTCAAGCTCGACACCTTTATAGCCTACAAGGTGGTCTCCCTCTCTAAGGGGAGCGGCGTTGCCGCCACCGTTTTGCTCTTTGCGGCTACCGCCTTTATCTCTATGTGGATAAGCAATACCTCTACCACTGCGATGATGCTCCCCCTTGCCCTGGGGATTGTAGGGGCGGCGTCCGATGAACGCCTTAAGAGCTTCGTCCTCCTGGGCGTTGCCTACTCGGCCAGCGTAGGGGGAATAGGAACCTTAGTAGGGAGTCCGCCAAACGGCATAACCGCCGCAGACCTCGGCATGGGGTTTGTAGACTGGCTCAAGTTCGGCCTGCCGACCGTTTTGGTTCTGTTCCCGCTCCTTTACCTTGTCCTCATTCTCTACTTCCGGCCACGGCTCTCCGGAGGGTTCAACGTAGAGCCGGTTGACTTCTCCTTCCGCAGGGAGCACTACTTGGTGTTTGTTGTCTTCCTTTTTGCGGTTTTGGGTTGGCTCTTCAGTAAGCCCCTTTCCCACCTGCTCGGCATCTCCAAGGGGTTCGACGCCCTTGTTGCCGTATCTGCCGTTATCCTGCTTTTCGCCTTCGGCCTTCTGAACTGGAGGGAGCTTGAAGAGGGAACCGACTGGGGTACCCTCTACCTGTTCGGAGGGGGAATAGCCCTTTCCCACTTCCTTAAAACTACCGGTGCGAGCTCCTTTATAGCCAGGGAGTTTGTGTCTCTTGTAGGCGGCTTTCCCCTCTTTTTGCTCATTCTGTCTGTTAGCCTGTTTATGATTTTCATGACGGAGCTTATGAGCAACACCGCAACTGCCGCAATTTTCGTGCCGATTCTGATATCGGCCTCGAAGGGGCTGGGAGTGTCTCCCCTCGACCTTGCTATGCCTGCCGGTATTGCCGCCTCTTGCGCCTTTATGCTGCCTGTTGCAACGCCCCCCAACGCGATAGTTTACGGCACCGGCTTTATCAGGCAGAGGGACATGCTCAGGGTGGGGCTCGCTCTGAACCTGCTCTTTGCCTTTGTTATAGCGGTTCTCGTGAGCTTCCTCGTGAGGGTTTATGGTTAG
- the pyk gene encoding pyruvate kinase, with protein sequence MKKRTKIVATLGPASSDKKTLRRMVEAGLNVVRLNMSHGTHEEHRRRVELVRSVESELKTPLPILVDLCGPKIRIGKLQKEPLFLHRGDTVILTTGKPQKGKITVNYPNLHKEVKKGEAILLADGAFRLRVKEVRGRDIVCEVLVGGPLTSHKGVNLPHSKLSVPALTEKDREDVKFAVEVGADFIALSFVRTASDVLELKELLKSLNSTVPVIAKIEKPEAVKNVDEILKVADGLMVARGDLGVELPIEKVPVIQKQLIRKANEAGKPVITATQMLKSMVDLPVPTRAEVTDVANAVLDGTDALMLSEETAVGKYPVKVVKTMAKVAREAEKIYPYKRYMELPAQTLQDSLAKSACNLSREVKVKAIIPFTRSGATAIAVAKYRPPVPIYAVTHDRETFRRLNLVWGVEPLLTVPPDTTDKVIAQSVGLAASRGIVKKGDKVIVLAGAPTGVPGTTNLLKVVTVN encoded by the coding sequence GTGAAAAAGAGAACGAAAATCGTTGCCACCTTGGGGCCGGCCTCGAGCGATAAAAAAACCCTGAGGAGGATGGTTGAGGCCGGCCTTAACGTTGTAAGGCTCAACATGTCCCACGGAACCCACGAAGAGCACCGCCGGCGGGTTGAGCTTGTAAGGAGCGTAGAGTCGGAGCTTAAAACGCCCCTGCCCATCCTTGTAGACCTGTGCGGTCCCAAGATAAGAATCGGCAAGTTGCAGAAGGAGCCCCTTTTCCTCCACAGGGGCGATACCGTTATCCTTACCACCGGGAAGCCGCAGAAGGGAAAGATTACCGTTAACTACCCCAACCTCCACAAAGAGGTGAAAAAGGGGGAGGCCATTTTGCTTGCCGACGGCGCCTTCAGGCTCAGGGTAAAGGAGGTTAGGGGGAGGGATATCGTCTGTGAAGTCCTCGTTGGAGGCCCCCTTACCTCCCACAAGGGGGTGAATTTGCCCCACTCTAAGCTTTCGGTTCCCGCCCTTACCGAGAAAGACAGGGAAGATGTGAAGTTTGCAGTTGAAGTGGGGGCAGACTTTATAGCCCTCTCTTTTGTGAGAACCGCTTCAGACGTTCTTGAGCTAAAGGAGCTTCTAAAGAGCCTTAACAGCACCGTTCCGGTTATAGCCAAAATAGAGAAGCCGGAAGCGGTAAAGAACGTAGACGAGATACTCAAGGTTGCCGACGGCCTTATGGTTGCCCGGGGAGACCTGGGTGTGGAGCTGCCCATAGAGAAGGTGCCCGTTATCCAGAAACAGCTCATACGGAAGGCCAACGAGGCCGGTAAACCCGTTATTACCGCCACTCAGATGCTCAAGTCTATGGTAGACCTTCCCGTTCCCACAAGGGCCGAAGTTACAGACGTTGCCAACGCCGTTTTAGACGGTACCGATGCCCTTATGCTCTCTGAGGAGACCGCCGTAGGGAAGTACCCGGTTAAGGTGGTTAAAACGATGGCAAAAGTGGCGAGGGAAGCGGAGAAAATTTACCCTTACAAGCGCTATATGGAGCTTCCCGCCCAAACCCTTCAAGACTCCCTTGCGAAGTCGGCCTGCAACCTCTCCCGGGAAGTAAAAGTTAAAGCCATTATCCCCTTTACCCGGAGCGGGGCAACTGCAATTGCAGTCGCCAAGTACAGGCCGCCCGTTCCCATCTACGCAGTTACACACGACAGGGAGACGTTCCGCAGGCTCAACCTTGTGTGGGGGGTAGAGCCCCTTCTCACCGTTCCGCCCGACACCACCGACAAGGTTATAGCCCAGTCTGTAGGCCTTGCCGCCTCGAGGGGAATCGTTAAGAAGGGCGACAAGGTTATAGTGCTTGCAGGTGCGCCTACGGGCGTTCCCGGAACGACCAATCTCCTCAAGGTGGTAACCGTAAATTGA
- the thpR gene encoding RNA 2',3'-cyclic phosphodiesterase produces MRKRLFVGSFVQIPQEEVKKVRSTIESLKVEGKWVELHNLHFTYRFIGEVEEEKVPQIVQMLRGRLKGVESFPVKFTGLGTFTSNGLPRVLWIGVESQGVYTVKERVDQALMPFGLPPEREFKPHVTLLRIKKLRRRGKLDELVMKMKNHVFLERTEVSVALIESKLTPQGPIYSVVEEFKLG; encoded by the coding sequence GTGAGAAAGAGACTCTTTGTGGGCAGTTTCGTCCAGATTCCCCAGGAGGAAGTTAAGAAGGTAAGGAGCACCATTGAGAGCCTGAAAGTAGAGGGCAAGTGGGTTGAGCTCCACAACCTCCACTTCACCTACAGGTTCATCGGCGAAGTAGAGGAGGAAAAAGTCCCCCAAATAGTCCAGATGTTAAGGGGAAGGCTCAAAGGCGTCGAGAGCTTCCCGGTAAAGTTTACCGGCCTCGGAACGTTTACGAGTAACGGCCTGCCAAGAGTTCTGTGGATAGGAGTTGAATCCCAAGGCGTTTATACGGTTAAAGAGAGGGTAGACCAAGCCCTGATGCCCTTCGGCCTGCCCCCCGAGAGGGAGTTTAAACCCCACGTTACCCTGCTCAGGATTAAGAAGCTCCGAAGGAGGGGGAAGCTGGACGAGCTCGTAATGAAGATGAAGAACCACGTTTTCCTCGAGAGAACAGAAGTAAGCGTAGCCCTCATAGAGAGCAAACTCACCCCCCAAGGTCCCATCTACTCGGTAGTGGAGGAGTTCAAACTTGGTTGA